The sequence below is a genomic window from Pseudomonadota bacterium.
TTTTCCGGCGGGCCGAGCGTATACAAGTGGCGGGACGCACAGCCGGCGGCGTCTAACAAAGCCCCGTTCGAACCGGTGGCGAGGCCGAGGCCCAGGGGGTCCGGATGGACCAGGCCGCGGTCGAGCAGATCGTTGATCAGCCGGCTTTCCAGCTTGCGGTAATCGCTTTCGGAGCCGGAGCAGTTCACCACGGCATTGACGCGGAGCAAACTGACCTCATCGAGGCCGCGCCGCCTGATCACGACGTCGACGCCGTTCCCATCCTCCCGATAACCCATGACGCGGCCGACATGGCGGACCAATTGCCCGGACTCGCTCAGTGCCTGCAGGTGGTCGCCCACGAATGGCGCGAGCCTATGCCGGTGACAATCCCAGAAGGGGCGCAGGTGGCGCAGGAAACGCCGTTGCTCGGCGAGTGGCAGGCTCGCCCACAAGGTCGGCGTTGCCGGCCGCAGGGCGTCGATGGCGGCGCGCCAGTCACAGCCCTGGGATCCGATGTAGTGACGGATGTGGCGCAGCCAGGCACCGACCGCCCGCGGCCAAGCGTCCGCGGCGATGCTGAAATCGACCGGCGCAGCCGGGCGATGCGCATGGGGCCACACCCCGCGCCGGGAGAGCACGTGCAGGGTCCCGCGGTAACCGGCCTCGCTCAGCGTAATGGCCCAGTCGGCCATGGTGAGCCCGCTGCCGATGGCGAGGCAGGACCGCGTCTCCATCAGGGCCGCCAGCACCTCCGGGCCCCAGGGATCGCCGTGATAACGGTCTCTTTCATAGAACGACCGATCGGCCACGCTCGGATCGCCGGGATGAAAATTACCCAGGGCCAGGACCACACGCTCGACCTCGAGGCGCTCACCGCTGGCCAGATGGAGACTGATTCCACGCGGTCCGCGCTTGAGACCTACCGCCTCGCCGGTCTTGCGTTCCAGCACGCCGGCGGATGCCCCGCGCTCGGCTTCATCGAGCACCCCGCACAGGTAATTCCCGTAGGCGCGCCCTGGCAGGAATGACGCCGGGGTGATCGCCGTGACCCAAGGGGGATTGATCAATTGATGCTCGCGCCCCGTGGCCCAGCGGAGAAAGTGCTCCGCGTCGTCGGGGAACGCGCTCATCTTGGCGGCGGGCACGTTCAGGAAATGACAATCCCGGACCGTGCTGTAGGCGATCCCCCCACCGAATTTGGCTGGGGGCGCGTTCGATGAGGCGCACCGTGAGAGGGCCCGCGGCTTTGCTCAATAGGTGCGCCGCGACCACTGTGCCGCTGAATCCAGTGCCGACAATGGCGATCTCCATGGGGAACGACCTATTCGCAATACCGGTGGCCCGCAATGCATAGACAGGCCCACTACCCCCGCAGCGGAACGGCACGCCAAGAGAGCCCCCGAGAGCCCTACGCGAGCTTTTTCAGCCCCGCAAGGCCACGTCGAGCTGTCGTACACGACGCCGATGCCGCTGGGACCGAAAACCTTAACTCCCGGGATATTCGGAGGCCACGGCAGGGGTGTATGAAAAAACGGCTAGGGGATGCGGCTGACACGCTCACAACGCTTCGCGGTATCCGACCCGCGCCCGCCCCTGCAACGGTCACCGCCACTGCCGCCGTCGAGTGCGTCGCGGCCCGTACCGCCGTGCAGCGTATCGCGTCCGGCGCCACCCCCGAGCCTGTCCCTGCCGCTCTCGCCGAAGAGCCTGTCGCGTCCGGCGCCACCCCGGACCCTGTCGTTGCCGCTGCCCGCGCAGATCGTGTCACGGCCGCCGGCGCCGTCGATGGTGTCGTTGCCACCCAGGCCGGCGATGACATCGTCGCCGGCGGTGCCGATGAGGACATCGGCGCCCTCCGTGCCGAGCACGTCCCCTATCCGCGTTCTTTGCGGACGGGGGAGGGTAGGGTGGGGGTCCGGCGTCGCGGCCGGGCGTGTGTGACGGTGCTCAGCGCGGTACTGCTGGCCGCCGCGGCCGGGTTCGTGGCCGAGGCCGGCGCGTCCCTGCCGCGAGCACCGGAAGAGGGGCGCGGTCGAGGGCGCGCCGGTCGAACCGGGCGTCTTCGAGGGAGACGTGCGCGCGTTCGTGTGCTCCGCCGATGTCGAGGCGGTACACCTGCGCGGCGGCCAGGTGGCGCGCGGGGGGATCCGCTGGTCGGACCGGCGCGAGGACTTCCGTACCGAGGTGCTCGGCCTCATGAAGGCCCAGCGGGTCAAGAACGTGGTGATCGTGCCGGTCGGGGCCAAGGGCGGCTTCATCGTCAAGCGGCCGTCCGCCGCAGGGGGGCACGAGGCCTTGCACCAGATGGGCGTGCATTGTTTACCGGACCTTCATCCGCGGGCTCCTGGACGTAGCCGACAACCGGGTGGGACAGCGAGACCCCCGACGTTGGCCAGGTGCAGCTCGATGTGGCCGCCGGCCGCTGCCGCCTCGATCCGAGCGATGTCGTGCACCGCATGGCGCGCCGTGTAGTCCTCGCGATAGGCCGCGGGAAAGGCCGCTCGATAACGCCGCGAAAAGTCGTTGCCCGCCTCCTCCCCGTGGGCCTCGATGAGGGCCTCGTGCAGCCGATCGGCCCACGAGCGCGTGGCCTCCGCGAGGCGCGCTTCGATGTCGCCGATCTCGAAGGCCGGGACGTCCTCGGGACGGGTGCGGGCCATGAAATGGATGCGCGCCAGCGGCGACTCGGCGAGCGACACGTTGAAGTCAACTTCAAAGGCGTTGACGGCCTCGCGCAGGATCGTCTGCATGCGCTCGCGGAGATCGGTGTTGTAACGGTCACGCGGCACGAATACCAGGCACGACAGAAACCGGCCGTAGGGGTCGCGGCGCACGAACAGCCGCACGCGCGGCCGTTCTTGCAGATGCAGGATCCCCAAGGCGGTTTCGCATAGCTCGTCCAGCGAGATCTGGAAGAGCTCGTCGCGCGGATAGGACTCGAGGATATACTGTAACGCCCGGGCGGAGTGGCCCTCCGAGGCGAACGCGGCACGCCCCATGACAGCCTCGATCTTGTGGCGCAAGAGCGGGATGGCCTTGGGATCGCCCTGGTAGACCGCGGAGACGTGCAGGCCCAGGAAGCCCAGCTCGCCTGTGATCCGCTCGTCGTCCCCGAAGCGCCGCACCCCGATGTAGTCGAGGTAGCTCGGGCGATGGACCGTCGAGCGCGTGCTCGCCTTGGTGATGACCACGGGCGTGATCGCCGCGGACGTGGTGAGTACCGGACCTGCGTCGCACGAGGCTCCCAGCGACTCGGCCGGTCCGTGCCCCGGCCGGTCTTGAGACCCCGCGGGCGGGTCGCGCCAGATCCCGAGCCCCGATCCCGCGACGGGACGGAGATCGGCGCCGGGTACGTCCCGTACATGATCGCGGCAGCCGAGCAGGGTGAAATTGCCCTCTGCGAGCCACTCGAGAAAGGCCCGCAACTCTTCGATCGGGTCGCCGGATAGGGCCTTCGAGGGAATGGTGCCGAACGACTGGGTAGCCCGGGCGAGCGCCGCGCGCATCGCGGGCCGATCCTCGACGGCCGTGCGTACATCCGCGAGCACGCGACCCAGGTCATCCCGCAGGACCGAGATCTCGCCTGGGTCCGTTTCCCGGTCTATCTCCACATGAATGATCGATTCCGCGCGTGCGCCTTTGGTCGTGGGGTCGGCGATCTCGATGAGGAGCCCCTTGGCTTCGCGCACGACGTGCAAGATCGGGTGGACCATGAGGTGGATGGTCGCGCCATGGCGGTTCAGCTCCATGACCAGAGAGTCCACCAGGAAGGGCATATCGTCGGTGACCATCTCGACGACCGTGTGGGTGGACTGCCAGCCGTGCTCCTCGAAGCCCGGGTTGTAGACCCGCAGCTTGAGCTCGCCGGGCCGCCGCTCCCGCAACAAACCGAAGTGCGCGAGTGCGGCGCCGTAGAGATCCGGGACCTCGCGCTCACACAGGTCCTCGGCCGAGACGCCGGCATAGTACCGGCGGACGAAGGCCTCGACCCCTCCCGCCGCGCGCGCCGGGATTCGCTCACGCGCGAGCGCCGCGACGGCCTCGATGATCTCGAGTTTTTTCTGTTCCGGGGAACGGACGGTGAGGGTCATTCCTTACGCCGCCGACCTTGTGCGTGACGACTTCAACAAGTTTAACAGTGCCCCGTCCTTCACGGGGACGGTTATGAGTCATGATGACCCGGTGATTTAGGGGGGACAGGGCGGGGCGCTGGCGGCCGCCATAGCCCGTCAGCGGACTAGACTACAGCGCTGCCTGGCGATATCGCATTGATCTATCAGACTTGTCCTATCCTTCCCCGTGGTTGTTGACTCTTCGGTCTACAATGGCTACCCTGCTTCGGTCTACAATGGCTACCCTGATAGTAGCCCAAAGTGCGAAGCTTGGCAGATCGTAGGCGAACATGGCCGCGGTATCGGGTGAACCAGAGGCGTAGTGCTACAGGACGAGGGGGTCTTCAGGGCATTCGAAGGCCCATCGGCAAGGGCGAGATACCGGGAACAACGACCGTAGATCATCCTACCTTTGTGATCCGGTCGGTAAAGGTGTTTCCCGGTACCCCGGCATGGGCGCCTGACCCCGACGTGGCGCAAGGTCCCCCCGCGCTGCTCGCCTCCCTTCTCTGAAAAAGCGGGGAGGCGAGGGGGGATCTCGAGCGGTCGTTGCAGTACGCTGGCGGTGAGATCCTGCGTGCGGCGTGTGAGGGAATTTTATTGCCTGGTTATAGAACGACCGGTCGTGAATTTAAACGATAGATGGGAATGGACGTCGCCAAGGGGCGTGAGGGTCTCTTGATCCTTGGTGGGCTAACCGGCTCTCCGCTGATTTCGGTGGGAGCATTCATCGCGTGACTTATCACGAAACTCTGGAACAATAGTGGAGGCATCATGAGCATCACAACGCTACGCTTACTTATCGCGCTGCTGGCGAGTCTGGATCCGTCCTCGGTGTACGCACACGGCGGCGTGGCGATCGAATTCGACGAATGCGTGGTGCGCATCGGCAAGTTCACAATGCATTTTACCGCCTACCAATCCGGCAGCGGCACCGAATATTGTTGGGAATTGCCTGCGCCCGGCGAGGCCATCCTGGTTTTCGATTTACTCGATGCCGCGATGCGGACCAAGCCCACGGGGGTCAGGGTCGTGGAGACGACGGATGAGGGCGACTCGGAATCGATCGTGCGCACGGTAGCGTACCGGGAGCCCAGGTCGTATCCGACCGGCACGATCGATCTGCACGGCACCTTTGAGACGGGCAAACACTATGCCGCGTTGGTGACCCTGGGTGATGCAAAACCCCAAGTGTTGAAGGCGCCTATTCAGGTCCTGGAACCGCCCGAACGACAACTCGCGCCCGTAGCGGCCGCGGTGGTCCTCATCACCGTGATACTCGGCCTACTACAACGGCTTCGTCTGCCGTTCGGCCGCCGAGGATCAAGGCGGTCCCGGAAAGGGTGAACGCTTGGCAAAGGCGCAGGTTTACCGCTCGGCAGACGCGCTGCCGGACTACACTTTCGGGCGCGCGACCGTGTATACCTTGACTCCGGATCGCAAGGAACTCGATTCAAACGCGAGCTCGTCTATCACATACCCGCGCTGTTCGTAAAACCGGGCGATCTCCTGTCATCGCATAATCGCCTGCAGGCCGAGTCCGCCGAGTCGTTGCGACGCCTGAAATGTATACTCGAAGACGGTGCCGTCAAGGGTTGTGACGAAGTCTTCAACCGCTAACCAACATGATGACTACTACGGCTTTGCTTCGATGATCCCGGCTGGGCTTTGATGGTCTTTGCGAGCTCATGCGACGCGGAACTCCTCTGGCTGTTTGATCAAGCTCTCGGCCGGGATGCCAAGCCCCCTATGCAGCTTCCAGATCATCTTCAGCGTCAGCGGCCGCTTGTGGTTCAGAACCTCGTACACCCGGTTCAGGCGTCCGATCATGGGTTCCAGATCCTTGGGGGAGAGACCCATCTGGTCCATGCGGAACTTAATCGCCTCGACCGGATCCGGAAGATCCAGTGGGAAATGCCTCTTCTCGTAGGCCTCCACCAGAGTCACCAGGACGTCGAGACGTTCGCCTTCCGGGGTGTCGGTCTCGGCCATCATGAGCGACTCGATCTCCTTCAGGGCTGCCCGGTAGTCGGCATCGGTTTTGATCGGTTTGATGTCCATCGTCACCTCCTTCAAATCGTCTGCGCGTCGATCTCGTCGTACTGAGCGTGGGTTCCGATGAACCGCACGTAGACCACCCGGTACGCGTAGTTGATCCATACCACCACCCGGTACTTGTTGCCAGCGATGTTGAACGCCACGCGTCCGTCCCTCAGGATGCTTGCGTTCCGGAACTCGGCTTTCACGTCCGCCGGAGATGCCCAGTCGGCCTTGAGCGCGTACCGATACCACGTCAGCCCAGGCTGCTCGGCATCCGCGTAGGCCGGGTTGTCTTCCCAGAATGCCTTGAGTCTCGAGAGGGCGATGATTCGCACTCGCCTATCTTAGTCCCACATTGGGACTACGGCAACGTTCGCCTCCCGGAGGCGAGGCAGAAAACCGATCGTCAACCCACGACGCCAGGATCGCCACGATGCGCCCCACGGCGCCGCGGTGGGCCAGGACCACTTGCCGGCCGCGCTCACCGGCCTCGCGGCGTACCTCCGGAGCGGACAGTAGCTCCGAGACGCGGGCGGCCAAGACGTTCGGGTCTTCTGTGATCCAGGCCGCGCCCACGCCGATTAACGCAGCA
It includes:
- a CDS encoding NAD-glutamate dehydrogenase, which codes for MVTDDMPFLVDSLVMELNRHGATIHLMVHPILHVVREAKGLLIEIADPTTKGARAESIIHVEIDRETDPGEISVLRDDLGRVLADVRTAVEDRPAMRAALARATQSFGTIPSKALSGDPIEELRAFLEWLAEGNFTLLGCRDHVRDVPGADLRPVAGSGLGIWRDPPAGSQDRPGHGPAESLGASCDAGPVLTTSAAITPVVITKASTRSTVHRPSYLDYIGVRRFGDDERITGELGFLGLHVSAVYQGDPKAIPLLRHKIEAVMGRAAFASEGHSARALQYILESYPRDELFQISLDELCETALGILHLQERPRVRLFVRRDPYGRFLSCLVFVPRDRYNTDLRERMQTILREAVNAFEVDFNVSLAESPLARIHFMARTRPEDVPAFEIGDIEARLAEATRSWADRLHEALIEAHGEEAGNDFSRRYRAAFPAAYREDYTARHAVHDIARIEAAAAGGHIELHLANVGGLAVPPGCRLRPGARG
- a CDS encoding type II toxin-antitoxin system HigB family toxin, giving the protein MRIIALSRLKAFWEDNPAYADAEQPGLTWYRYALKADWASPADVKAEFRNASILRDGRVAFNIAGNKYRVVVWINYAYRVVYVRFIGTHAQYDEIDAQTI
- a CDS encoding FAD/NAD(P)-binding protein; its protein translation is MPAAKMSAFPDDAEHFLRWATGREHQLINPPWVTAITPASFLPGRAYGNYLCGVLDEAERGASAGVLERKTGEAVGLKRGPRGISLHLASGERLEVERVVLALGNFHPGDPSVADRSFYERDRYHGDPWGPEVLAALMETRSCLAIGSGLTMADWAITLSEAGYRGTLHVLSRRGVWPHAHRPAAPVDFSIAADAWPRAVGAWLRHIRHYIGSQGCDWRAAIDALRPATPTLWASLPLAEQRRFLRHLRPFWDCHRHRLAPFVGDHLQALSESGQLVRHVGRVMGYREDGNGVDVVIRRRGLDEVSLLRVNAVVNCSGSESDYRKLESRLINDLLDRGLVHPDPLGLGLATGSNGALLDAAGCASRHLYTLGPPEKGMLWETTAVPEIRGQAARLANTLLSDLERPRRPARAELARAGGAG
- a CDS encoding transcriptional regulator, encoding MDIKPIKTDADYRAALKEIESLMMAETDTPEGERLDVLVTLVEAYEKRHFPLDLPDPVEAIKFRMDQMGLSPKDLEPMIGRLNRVYEVLNHKRPLTLKMIWKLHRGLGIPAESLIKQPEEFRVA